A genomic segment from Dermacentor silvarum isolate Dsil-2018 chromosome 11, BIME_Dsil_1.4, whole genome shotgun sequence encodes:
- the LOC119433638 gene encoding protein adenylyltransferase Fic: MNYNVLLWLYMKFENMMMSTHHWIMSMLFQDLRSHKYVASFSASFMIVGIVVLLVSLALVWTPSVWNLKRPRQAASKLELTPYKSTELADKQHTRTLPNFLPDSNDLEVTEEEIVDVYNHLPTRKRNDDNGRNDVEALTSLRAALHMVALNKYEKALKLFQHALILSPSHPDILTEYGQFLENHKQDFIKADHMYSRALVAKPDHSQALVNRQRTLPVVEKLDEKQLTRIDKKRLFLIQIPEGDPSLKRMKKEAYFQHIHHTVAIEGNTMTLAETRMVVETRTAVPGKSIMEHNEILGLDAALKFVNNTLVNKALLTVSDILAMHRRILGHVDPVDAGTFRRTQVFVGEHTPPKASLVRDLMEDFVDWLNSEAALRLHPVKYAALAHYKLVFIHPFVDGNGRTARLLMNLLLMRVGYPPVIVRKQDRALYYEYLQLGNEGDVRPFVRFIAECTERTLDVYLYATEYAKHQRALTSQDSNEGEVAFVS, from the exons ATGAATTACAACGTGCTCCTTTGGTTGTACATGAAGTTCGAGAACATGATGATGTCAACGCATCACTGGATCATGTCGATGCTGTTCCAGGATTTACGATCCCACAAGTACGTGGCAAGTTTCAGCGCATCGTTCATGATCGTCGGCATCGTTGTGCTGCTCGTGAGCTTGGCTCTAGTCTGGACTCCGTCCGTGTGGAACCTGAAGCGGCCGCGACAGGCTGCATCCAAGTTGGAGCTGACGCCTTACAAGAGCACGGAGTTAGCAGACAAGCAGCACACGCGCACGCTGCCCAATTTCCTGCCGGACAGCAACGATCTCGAGGTGACCGAAGAGGAGATCGTTGACGTCTACAATCACCTTCCCACACGGAAgaggaatgacgacaatggcagaAACG ATGTGGAAGCCCTGACATCATTGCGGGCAGCACTGCACATGGTGGCGCTGAACAAGTACGAGAAGGCACTCAAGCTGTTCCAGCATGCACTCATCCTTAGTCCCAGCCATCCAGACATACTCACGGAGTACGGACAGTTCCTCGAGAACCACAAGCAGGACTTCATCAAGGCTGACCACATGTACAGCCGTGCCCTAGTTGCCAAACCAGACCACTCGCAG GCACTGGTGAACCGTCAGCGCACACTGCCTGTGGTGGAAAAGCTGGATGAGAAGCAACTGACACGCATAGACAAGAAACGGCTGTTCCTTATCCAGATCCCGGAGGGTGACCCGTCCCTCAAGCGCATGAAGAAGGAGGCCTACTTTCAGCACATACACCACACAGTGGCCATTGAAGGTAACACCATGACACTTGCAGAGACACGCATGGTCGTCGAGACACGCACAGCTGTGCCAGGCAAGAGCATCATGGAGCACAACGAGATCCTGGGCTTGGATGCTGCACTCAAGTTTGTCAACAACACTCTGGTCAACAAGGCACTGCTCACGGTCTCGGACATCTTGGCCATGCACCGCCGTATCCTAGGTCACGTTGACCCTGTAGATGCTGGAACCTTTCGGAGGACGCAGGTGTTTGTGGGCGAACACACGCCGCCAAAAGCTTCGTTGGTTAGGGACCTCATGGAGGACTTTGTGGACTGGCTCAACTCTGAGGCAGCACTCAGGCTGCACCCAGTCAAGTATGCAGCACTCGCTCACTACAAGCTGGTCTTCATTCACCCTTTTGTTGACGGCAATGGCAGGACAGCACGACTGCTGATGAACTTACTCCTGATGCGTGTTGGCTACCCTCCGGTGATTGTGCGCAAGCAAGACCGTGCTCTCTACTATGAGTACCTGCAGCTAGGTAATGAGGGTGATGTCAGACCGTTTGTCCGCTTCATTGCAGAGTGCACAGAACGGACATTAGACGTTTACCTGTATGCAACCGAGTATGCCAAGCACCAGAGAGCATTGACTAGCCAAGACAGTAACGAGGGTGAAGTGGCATTTGTAAGCTAA